In one Mucilaginibacter ginsenosidivorax genomic region, the following are encoded:
- a CDS encoding M23 family metallopeptidase → MRKIVLLVGLLAACFVAAAQEIEIACDKFNSFNNEVLKTPTTKALAAQQFKELIGHIQHALIIRSEVRISEPAWIFPLQGYNYHAVGGNGNGYFDKGYRYIDGNKHAAHPAHDIFINDRNQDCIDDHTKKPVNVVAADEGIVIACSNEWEPASSLRGGKYIWIYHNYSGVITYYAHNSAIFVKPGQEVKPGQKIAEVGRTGYNAYKKRSPTHLHFSAFRLVDDIPVPFNPYQQLKKAKTL, encoded by the coding sequence ATGCGAAAAATTGTACTGCTTGTTGGATTATTGGCAGCCTGTTTTGTGGCGGCGGCGCAAGAGATTGAGATTGCCTGCGATAAATTCAATAGCTTCAATAACGAAGTGTTAAAAACACCAACAACAAAGGCCTTAGCAGCCCAACAGTTCAAAGAACTGATTGGCCACATTCAACACGCACTGATAATACGTAGCGAGGTTAGGATAAGCGAGCCTGCATGGATTTTTCCTTTACAGGGTTATAACTATCACGCCGTAGGTGGCAATGGTAATGGCTATTTTGACAAAGGATATCGTTACATCGATGGCAATAAACACGCTGCCCACCCAGCGCACGATATTTTTATTAACGATAGAAACCAGGATTGTATAGATGACCATACCAAAAAACCAGTAAATGTGGTGGCGGCAGACGAAGGCATTGTTATTGCCTGTAGTAATGAATGGGAGCCGGCAAGCAGTTTGCGTGGAGGCAAGTACATTTGGATATATCACAACTATTCTGGAGTAATTACCTACTACGCGCACAACAGCGCAATCTTTGTAAAACCCGGACAGGAAGTTAAACCCGGCCAAAAAATAGCCGAGGTTGGCCGCACCGGTTACAATGCTTATAAAAAACGCTCGCCAACACATTTGCATTTTTCGGCGTTCAGGCTGGTTGATGATATCCCGGTGCCCTTTAACCCTTATCAGCAATTAAAAAAAGCTAAAACATTATGA
- a CDS encoding DUF4846 domain-containing protein, whose product MKAILMLIILGLMNSLVKTDNVTTRFKPPTGYKQSAATAGSFGAWLQAVPLKPNGSQCLTYQGKVARTEAYTAGIVDLSVGKYDLQQCADAVMRLRGEYLYSQKRYNEISFNFTSGFRCDFVHYANGYRYSNDHWILKAKKDYGYDNFVRYMTLVFSYAGTLSLQKELKTVSNPSTLKTGDVFIKGGSPGHCFIVMNVVEDAAHHKKFLLAQSYMPAQSIQLLQYQENPWFSLDEPAYILYGELVSPEYLKRFE is encoded by the coding sequence ATGAAAGCGATTTTAATGCTCATAATACTGGGGTTGATGAACAGCCTTGTAAAAACTGACAATGTAACAACCCGTTTTAAACCTCCCACAGGTTATAAACAATCGGCCGCTACGGCCGGAAGTTTCGGCGCCTGGCTGCAGGCTGTCCCATTGAAACCTAATGGATCGCAGTGCCTTACCTACCAGGGCAAGGTGGCACGTACCGAAGCTTATACAGCGGGCATAGTTGATTTGAGCGTTGGTAAATACGACCTGCAGCAATGTGCAGATGCCGTAATGCGCCTGCGCGGCGAGTACCTGTACAGCCAGAAGAGGTACAATGAAATATCCTTCAACTTTACCAGTGGTTTCCGCTGCGATTTTGTGCATTATGCCAATGGTTACCGTTACAGTAATGATCATTGGATACTTAAAGCCAAAAAAGATTATGGCTACGATAACTTCGTGCGGTACATGACCCTGGTATTTAGCTATGCCGGCACCCTATCGCTACAAAAAGAGTTGAAAACCGTAAGCAATCCCTCAACCTTAAAAACCGGCGATGTATTTATAAAAGGCGGTTCGCCGGGGCATTGTTTTATAGTAATGAACGTGGTAGAAGATGCGGCCCACCATAAAAAATTCCTGCTGGCGCAAAGCTATATGCCTGCGCAAAGCATCCAACTGCTCCAATACCAGGAAAACCCCTGGTTTAGCCTTGATGAACCAGCCTATATCCTATATGGCGAACTGGTAAGTCCGGAATATTTAAAACGTTTTGAGTGA
- a CDS encoding aldo/keto reductase — MNYKLLGRSGLKVSELCLGTMGFGTEGGWGADAATSFAIMDAYANAGGNFLDTANVYKLGTSEKIIGDYISNHDRDYFVLATKYTLKDNVTNPNASGNNRKNMMRSVEESLKRLKTDFIDVLYLHIWDNITPIDEVLRAMDDLIKQGKITYAAISDTPAWVVAKGNTLAELMGWSQFIALQVEYSLLARTAERELIPMAKHFGMTVTPWAPLAGGALTGKYLKGDKGRIKPESNRLNARAEKITKVVMEVAAELGVSESHVALNWTRQQYFSCIPIVGATKVNQLLDNLKTVDVVLNADQMKRLSDASAIELGFPGDFFNEEAVKNNSFGGFYDRVEKR; from the coding sequence ATGAACTACAAATTACTCGGCCGGTCGGGCCTTAAAGTTTCTGAACTGTGCCTGGGCACTATGGGTTTTGGCACCGAAGGCGGCTGGGGTGCGGATGCGGCAACCAGTTTTGCCATTATGGATGCCTATGCCAACGCGGGAGGCAATTTTTTGGATACCGCCAATGTTTACAAGCTGGGCACCAGCGAAAAGATCATAGGCGATTATATAAGTAATCACGACCGGGATTATTTTGTGCTGGCAACAAAGTATACCTTAAAGGATAACGTAACCAATCCCAATGCATCGGGAAACAACCGTAAAAACATGATGCGCAGCGTAGAGGAAAGTCTGAAACGCCTTAAAACTGATTTTATTGATGTTTTATACCTGCACATATGGGATAATATTACCCCCATTGACGAGGTGCTGCGCGCTATGGACGACCTGATAAAACAAGGCAAAATTACTTATGCCGCCATAAGCGATACGCCCGCCTGGGTAGTAGCCAAAGGCAATACCCTTGCCGAACTGATGGGCTGGAGCCAGTTTATAGCTTTACAGGTTGAGTACAGCCTGTTGGCCCGCACTGCCGAGCGCGAGTTGATACCCATGGCCAAACATTTTGGGATGACGGTTACACCATGGGCCCCGCTTGCCGGAGGTGCGCTTACCGGTAAATATTTGAAAGGCGATAAAGGCCGCATAAAACCCGAAAGTAACCGGCTGAATGCCCGCGCCGAAAAGATTACAAAAGTAGTAATGGAAGTTGCGGCCGAACTGGGCGTATCTGAAAGCCACGTTGCCCTGAACTGGACCCGCCAGCAATATTTTTCGTGCATCCCCATTGTGGGGGCAACCAAGGTAAATCAGCTGCTTGATAATTTAAAAACCGTTGATGTGGTTTTAAACGCCGATCAGATGAAACGCCTGAGTGATGCCAGCGCCATTGAATTAGGTTTCCCCGGCGATTTTTTTAACGAAGAGGCTGTTAAAAATAACAGCTTTGGCGGGTTTTATGATAGGGTGGAGAAAAGATAG